The Chanos chanos chromosome 9, fChaCha1.1, whole genome shotgun sequence genome includes the window TCACATGGGCGCGCAGCACTACGCAGGCAGAGCGGGGGAAGCTTGAATGTCGATTCTCCGCTGGTGAGAGACTGAACGAGGGAGGGAGACCGAATGGGCGGCGGCGTTTTCCCTCGCTGACTCGCATCACAGCGCAGTATtgcacaagaaagaaagaaaatgtgcaACGCGACGGGCTTTTCAGATGAGCCGTGTTTGGGTGTAACCCATCGGAGGAGGAGGCGGCTTTATGACAAGTTccttccttttatttatttatttatttattcttccccccccccccccccccttctgaaATGAAGTGTTGTGATTGTTTCAACGGTGCAAACTCTGTCACTTGGTTACTTTGCATATTAAcataattcattttttatattcttttcctttattcataatatgtatatgatttttttaaactatgaATTGGCATGTAGCTTTATGGGTCAAGATTATTTGCGAAAACAATGAACCCGTTGTCCAACACTATAGCCAAATTACCATTTCTTGTACAATTGTGAGTTTTTAGTGCATTATATTTATGGGTAATGTATATGATTGTGTTATCTGCCATGTTTAATCACGAAAGAAGTGGTCTTTGAATGAAGGGAAAAATCAAGTAAACTTGTCATTTTGTAGATCCTTCAATCTCTAGTCATGTAATTCTGAATTTTGATCAGGCTTTCTTGACAGACTTCCAGAATCCACTTTATCAGTTGTTGTAGCATAAAACTGTGATCAgctttgtgaaaaaaacaaaaagtaaaaaaaaaaaaaaagtcaaagtagatttaattttttttttcaaagtttcaGGGAGATTTGAACCATTGCACCACACCACAGGTTGTTCCTTATAGAAAGTAATTTATTACACAAGGTTACCAAGTCTAGTTTACAAAGAGTTTCCAGTCATGACTGCGTGTACATGTagatacacacatttttatatgtACAGATCtgtatacatgtttttttcagtttctttttttttttttttttttttttgctttaaacaATTAACTTATTGTCCCACTGCCcctaaatatttattaaaaatgattcatacaTACAGAAACTACAGATCAAAGCAGTTATTCAGCCCTGTATCATGTTCAAAGAAACTAAACAATAAGACACAGCATGTGAAGGCTGGGCAGAGCACTTGATTGGCAGCTTGTAGGACCGCCCTTCTCCAGACAACTCACATAGTAACTTGACAGCATTTTGGCAGGTAGGAGGGGCGATGATATCACAAAGTCTGGTAAAGCTTCTTAAAAACAAGTCCCAGTCATCCGCCTTGATTTTTAAATACTGATAAGATTCTTtacctaaaacaaaaacactaagaaaaaaattacaaaaaagaaaactatgtTCCAGGAGTTGTCTCCCAAAGCGTTTGGCGTGTGTGATGGGTCATGAAAGGAtggtgtgtaaatgtgagtgtgtccatcacacactcacacagaaacacacacactttctctcttattaAGCCCGTGGATTTGGGCAGAGTCCGAGTGCTGTGGTTTCACAGCAGAAGACACTTGGTGCTCTTCTTGCCCCTACGTGCTTGTAGCGCCGCTCTAGTGGCCATCTCAAACACCTCCCGAACGCCATCTTTTGTCTTGGCTGAACATTCCATGTAACCAAATGCTCCAATCCGATTGGCCATGTCCCGTCCCTCCTCTGCTTTCACTGGCTCCTACAGAGGTGTTAATAATACAGTAATTGTCAGAGAGCAGTGGAAGCATATGACTTTGTACATATGGCAAACACAATGCTATGTTCCCTCCTTTTACCCAAACAATTGTCACTAAAAGACAGGAGGTTAAAGTGTGTACTAGACCatatattgagagagagagagagagagagagagagagaaggagaaacaatACCTGTTTCATTTTGGCCAGCTCACGACGTGTATGCTCGTCATTCCGCAGATCCTTCTTGTTGCCCACAAGGATGATGGGTACATTTGGGCAAAAGTGTTTGACCTCAGGCGTCCACTTTTCCGGAATGTTCTCTGcacagagga containing:
- the rhoab gene encoding rho-related GTP-binding protein RhoA-B; its protein translation is MAAIRKKLVIVGDGACGKTCLLIVFSKDQFPEVYVPTVFENYVADIEVDGKQVELALWDTAGQEDYDRLRPLSYPDTDVILMCFSIDSPDSLENIPEKWTPEVKHFCPNVPIILVGNKKDLRNDEHTRRELAKMKQEPVKAEEGRDMANRIGAFGYMECSAKTKDGVREVFEMATRAALQARRGKKSTKCLLL